Part of the Amyelois transitella isolate CPQ chromosome 15, ilAmyTran1.1, whole genome shotgun sequence genome, TAGCTTTTGCCCGAGGCGAGATTCCTGaggaaatttaagaaatatattaatttaaggaatatatataagaaatataataataagctagcaacctgtcactatttgaatctcaattctatcattaagccaaatagctgaacgtggccattcaatcttttcaagcctgtcggctctgtctaccccgcaagggatatagacgtgaccatatgtatgtataataataaatatatatttacataactaGCCATTGCGACGTCGTTCGCCGTAAAAATGAATCTCTAAACAAACGCTAATTTCATATGTTAGGACTTAATATTTCCCTCGTATAAAGACAATTAGAAGATGAAAGTAATCTTGGGGTCACCGGCCCCCCAGCAACAGACCCTCACtcaaaagatttttgttaaatGCAATCCTGCAACACAGACTTACGAATATATACAAAAGGACGTTCtgtcataaaaaatgttaatttcgaAATGATATTATTCTCAAAAttaggtaattaaatttttttttttaatagaaagcAATTTCTAATGAATGATTACTGCTGTGGAAATTCccaaaattaagtaattaattttttttttaaaaaaaaagctatttttattgaatgatTAGGTACTGctgtgaaaatatattttaagggacatttattaaatgaattaatatagTGTCCgttcttacaatattttaagtcTATGGCACTCTCTTAATATCTCCTACGGGACCTCTATACCttaatagaaatttaattataaatgattGCTTTCAGATTTGTCTCGTAGTGTAAtagataaagttttaattaaatgatagACAGAAATGTGTGTTGTATTCGAACTGGTATACTCGTTGGAGGCAACCTTCTTTATGAaggccatagcaacggttgccatggtttctttagtaatgaaaaatgtcagcgagattatattttactagctgtgcgcgcaacttcgtccacgtggaatagttattttgggcatcattgaagccctcaaggatgcataattttccccgtttttttttcacattttccattacttcttcgctcctaatattTGCAGCgagatgttatatagcctaaagcctcgATAAATGCTCtatacaacacaaaaataatttttcaattcgaactagtagttcctgagattagcgcgttcaaacaaacaaactcttcagctttataatattagtatacctacattgtcaaatatttttatttaatgtccaacattatagtaattttaaattgattatttctctccacTTTACTCCTTCTGTTTTCTGTAGAgaataactaactttgcgactatacttcctacactcgttattattacttttcagTGTTATatctatgtgccgtgtggatcccgggactttagaataggaccactcttatTCATtgtctctttaccatggatgtcctaTCAAgggactaagggaaaggctcttctttacttaaaaactctctctctctaataTCTTTTGACCATGAATGAGGATTGGGGAAGttaagtttttacacaaagtgactcccgtctgaacctttgcagaggaacctaaACTCTGGTTAAATAACCCTGgttaaatatgataaaagctacacaaatttaatatatccATTCCCTTAGCCGCCGTTTACACATTAATGGGAGAAAATATgaagtgattctattctaatagtgccgggaaccacacggtacttctttacttaaaaaataaatcattaagaCTGCTTTATACAAGCtaattattatagaaaaaatcaaatcaacgATTTGCTAATTAAAATCTCAGGATCTGTTTCTTATCTAAATTGAAAGTCTTAGGGATAGTAtcaaatgaaaagaaaatattttcttctaaaCAGCTTAGGCTTTTTGATAACATTTCCAAAGAAAGTACAAAATATCTAGTGCGTAGAAGTAGTCTCCGTGTTAATGTGTTGATGTGTTGATctgtaagatttattttatgcaaGTAGTAAATTAATTGTGAATTTCACTTTATAAGCAAGGCTAAGATTATGAGTTGACTGTGATTGTTTAGATAATTAAGCCgggatgtaaaataaaaatactgtgtgttggtaaaaataaagaaaagtatagaaaaaaaaacataataataaacttattttagttAGGAAATCATTGTTgtcaaaattaacaaaagaagaTCGCACTTTTTTGtctcttaaaattatttttttctataagtgGCCAGTgcgtaaattaaacaatacatATTTGAACAGTAATTAACCTCAAATTAGTCTAAAGCAATAATAATGGTATGAAAAATTTTGGAAGTGAAATTCTGATTTCACttaatatttactttcttatatattttacagctTGTtatggttaggttaggttattttaataataactgacATTACTTAATATCctataaaaaaacacatatgTACAATCACGTTATTTTATTCGGTAGAGATGGgcagagaaaacaaaaaaaaagctaaTATTTCAGAAGCGTtggtaataatttataagcaGAAATTTGTGACATTTCTAAGCATCAAAACAACGAATACACATTTCTTCACATTTTGAAGAATAACGAGATAGAATAAGATATTAGAAGATAGCACATAATAATCATACACTTTTCAAAGCAAAACTTAAACCTGCTGAAATATGACCTGTCCCTGAAGCATGATACGCGCCATTTTTATTTCGCgcaaaactatcgctgtcccatttcacatcataataaaaagcgaaagaGCGATAACCTGGTCATATTTCTCAGCAGGTTTAAGTTTTGGTCTCAAAAATATATGAGGCGTAAGGTCTTTAAACCGTTGAGTCTACATTAAATGCtgtgttatttaaaatcacttctgttatttcttcattttgtTCAACAAGGCGCAGAGAGCTCAGCGGGCTTTGctgttatttttagataaaattatttcttttcgtaattttctttttaccgAGTCACTTCCATTAAGACGGGAAAGgtcaaatgaataaaatacaagATTTCGTTTGCGGTTCTAAGTAAATTACCATATCATTACACCCttgagaaataaaaacaaatacaaagaTCTAAGTTACATCTAAGGCGAGAAAGAACGAAATAtgtttacttacttacctactgcaaaaaaatatgaataaaaaaatactaacttttacactgccgtgtggttaccggcacttaagaataggacaactctctctcttttccatggatgtcataaaaggcgactaaggcaaacatgggattcgtcttttaggtAACGGGCTAGCAAgttgtcactatctgaatctcaattccatcattaagccacacagctgaacgaggcctttcagtcttttcgagattatgggctctgtccaccccgaaGGCATAAAGTCGTGACGATATGCACATATGTAgtttttacccgcagcttcacCCACGTgaatcataaatacatacatgaagTCACGTTTTTTCGTAGAGAGAGAGCCAACgttcttgtaaagactgaaaggccacatttagctgtatagcttaaatgtagaattgagttttaaatactgacaggttgctagcctatcgcccaaaaaagaagaatctcaaatttattaacCTTTCGTTTGATAAATCAAATACAATTCACCCAAAAAGCGAAACCTTTGGCCACGCCCAGTGAATCAATAACGTTATAACTTCAAagcctatttatatttaacaaagTAGGCCATTTCAATGATCAGCAGAGTCTTTTGAGGTGAGATATAAATGTTAGGCCCGAATTCATTACTCGGCCAAAGTCGAACCCAGATAAGGCTACCAATATCGTCGAAGCAAGGCCGAAGAACAACGAACCTTATATCTTTAACGATAAAGTCGATTATGGTGTAAGAGATGCAGTAAATAATTCGAAGTCTTGGATAAATAATCTGAAACGTTCTGAAATGAACGATATAATTTAAGTCTCGTAATACGCAATGCTTAAAAGGTCACATAACTTGGCAGCATTACTTATTCTAAATCTTTAAATGACTTCAGGATGTTACAACaatgaaatcaaaagatacctattgacaaaattaaagaatagAGAAGATTAAGATTCAGAATTTTAGCTGGGTTACCTATCACAAACTAGAATTCTTTAGTTACGAATTTGAAAATACCAAAAAcgtttcgtaattttttttattttcaatattttcatttgaccGAAATATCTTATTCCATCTGGTTGAAATTCCGATTTTCGGtggttatatttttgaaatgtataTGCTTTGCATTGCAACCTAACGTTAAACCGATGATACTATTTCTGTACgtttcataaagaaaataattatttaaactaaaaattattttcgctattattaaaatacaacatgacaaataccaaataagttcaatcataattttgaaatccaaaatgtttatatatacagAGTATATACTTTGTAGTTATGTTCTATTTGTGtgtaaatgaactttttctgattgatccgggtcttgggtgtttatttatttaagtatttgttataaaatatagtatcgttgagttagtatcccataacacaagttttgaacttactttgggtttggctcaatctgtgtgatttatCCATGTATATGTTGCAGTCAAAACTCTTAACCAGTCAAAAGTACTTTTGACTAGCAACAAAAAAGCTTTTTGGgtggtttacaaaaaaaatacctaacacTCGAAGGGTGATCGCTCGCTGCGCTCGCGATCACCCTTCGAACCTATCACATGCATGTCGCGTCTGAGAACAATGTCCGAAAAGAATACGACTACTTATTTGTTAGTAAGAGCGCGTACCTGCTTCATGCAGCAACGGTCAAAAGTACTTTTAACTGATTTTGCTAGTCAATAGTACTTTTGACTGGTTAAGTGCTAGTCAATAGTACTTTTGACTGGTTAAGAGTTTTGACTgtgacatatatatttatattatatttaatgaatcaTTCAAAAAATTACGGCGCTGTTTTTCGCTaacacttattatttttataactctaCAGGTTCACTTTACTTCGGCCTTTAGGGTCCTAATAAAATAGAAGTTATTGAAAATCAAATCTAGTTTGTGATAGGTTACCCCCAAGGCCCAAGGGCCACCCCGCCGCAACCTAAACCTACCTATAGCGCTCTGTCACAAGATTCAAATGTGATATAGAGTAATCCAAAAACGTAATGTTTAAATACATAGTGTTAATCTTCTAAAGTAAAACATTTAGCCTGGTAAAATAAATGgagcaaaaacattttttgttgtgttgctgtaaaattaatattattaattatttttacggtAGTTAGATAATAAACATCATTGTCTGTCTAAACATCTCATACACATATTGttgtttatcattattattaaaatgtctgATAATTTAGCAAAAGTGTATAAATCCAATAGAGGtggattaaaattacattatgaaGGAttcagttattataaaaacaaagtgaACAATACTAAATTTTACTGGTGCTGTGATTCACGAAAACActacatttataaatgttgtgcaacATTAGTTACAGAAGTAAATAGTGCAAATGATATGatacataatgttttaaaatgcaGTAATAAGCACAATCATGAGCCAAATCCACTTGATAAAGAAATCTCGGATTTTAGGCAAAAATTGAAAGAGGATGCAAGAACCGGATTAAAGGTATGccaaattttgcaaaataatcAAAGTGATTGCACTCCAGAATTTCTAGATCATTTACCTAGTCAATCAGCTCTTAAGCAGGTGATGTATAGAGCTAGATCAAAGGTCCCAAAAAAGAAAGAGCCCactgatattttatttgaaatagatGAAAgtgaaatgcaaataaatggTCAATGTTTTGTCATCAAAGATCggatttacaataataataagcgAATTTTGTTACTGTCAACGAAAAACATGATGCAATTATTGCAACAAGCAGATTTTTGGGTCCTTGATGGTACATTTAAGATTGTGCCACACATATTTCAACAATTATACACCATACATGGTAATTTATCAGTAAcaggaaataaaacaaaaacgttCCCTTTACTGTATTGTTTATGCACAAACAAAGATAAGAAAACATACGACAtgatatttgaattattacaAGAATACGGAGTGGAAAATGATTTAGAATTTCAtccaaaaatatgtattttggaCTTCGAAAAGGCGGCaatccaaagtttaaaatctaattttgaGAATGTGATACTACATGGCTGCCACTTTCATCTCGGGCAAATATTATATCGGCAAGTTCAACAAAGGGGTTTAACACAAAGATATGCAAGtgatataaagtttaaaacagaTGTAAAATGTCTTTTGGCACTGAGTTTTTTGCCTCCGAACGAGAttcctatatatt contains:
- the LOC132902565 gene encoding uncharacterized protein LOC132902565 translates to MSDNLAKVYKSNRGGLKLHYEGFSYYKNKVNNTKFYWCCDSRKHYIYKCCATLVTEVNSANDMIHNVLKCSNKHNHEPNPLDKEISDFRQKLKEDARTGLKVCQILQNNQSDCTPEFLDHLPSQSALKQVMYRARSKVPKKKEPTDILFEIDESEMQINGQCFVIKDRIYNNNKRILLLSTKNMMQLLQQADFWVLDGTFKIVPHIFQQLYTIHGNLSVTGNKTKTFPLLYCLCTNKDKKTYDMIFELLQEYGVENDLEFHPKICILDFEKAAIQSLKSNFENVILHGCHFHLGQILYRQVQQRGLTQRYASDIKFKTDVKCLLALSFLPPNEIPIYFNKLLVSYKDDDDIISLAHWFEENYVSGTCSAPARYIPEFWSCELINTLKLPRTQNSAEAWHHHINQIIDKKSPGFYHLIKELIKETIIKESEIEKMLCGSPPEKKRRKYIIKDEKLKKIIEIKENLNEIKYLKEISKII